Below is a window of Salvelinus fontinalis isolate EN_2023a chromosome 14, ASM2944872v1, whole genome shotgun sequence DNA.
acccacacacaaacacacacacacacacaacaaataaGTCCTTACGAAAAGCCATGAGGTCTTGTGTAAAACTATATGTTTCTTCACCCCATCATATGAAACTTTACGAGTCATGCCAAATACAGAGCAGACAGACTAGTATAGGATTACAGTAACTCTGATGGTATTGATTACAGTAACTCTGATGGTATTCACTCTCGTTATCCAGATCCAGAGAAGTAACATTTCATAATCCATCTGTGGGCATAACATCTATATTGTGTAATAAATGAAACCTGTGTCTAAAATGAAACTGCTGGAAAATATGCCTTCCTCAAAGGCCTGGTCTAAATGTTCCAGTGTGGTGCATTcctccaggctgtgtgtgtgtgtgtgtgtgcgtgtgcgtgcgtgcttatGCCAGGAATCTCTCCTTACTcataacatacagtgcattctgtaAGTATTgtgacccattgactttttccacatttcgttacgttacagacttattttaaaattgattaagaaaaaatattctcatcaatctacacacaataccccataatggcattgcaaaaacaggtttttagaatttttggaaaatgtataaaaaaatagaccctttactcagtacttttttgaagcacctttggcagcaattacagccttgggtCGTCTTGGTTATAACGCTACAAGcagtgtttggggagtttctcccattcttctctgcagatcctctcaagccttgtcaggttggatgggaagtgtcGCTGTacagctaatttcaggtctcGATTGGGTTCAAATCCGgcatctggctgggccactcaaggacattcaggtcactcctgcgttgtcctggCAGTGTCCTTAGGTTTagttgtcctgttgtaaggtgaaccttcaccccagtctgagctcctgttttcatcaaggatctctctgtacttccatctttccctcgatcctgaaaagtctcccagtccctgccactcaAAAAgtatctccacagcatgatgttgccaccaccatgcttcaccatagggatggtgccaggtatcctccagaagtgatgcttggcattcaggccaaataattcaatattggtttcatcagaccagacaatcttttttgacatggtctgagagtcctttaggtgccctttggcaaactccaagagggatgtcatgtgccttttactgaggagtggcttccgtttggccactctactataaaggcctgattggtggagtgctgcagagatggttgaccttctggaagtttctcccatctccacagaggacctctggagctctgtcagagtgaccatcgggttctaagtcacctccctgaccaaggcccttctccccgattgctcagtttggccgggcggccagctctaggaagaggcttggtggttccaaacttcttccatttacaaATTTACGGAGGCcactgtgccttgacacaatccaggctcggagctctacggtcacttccttcgacctcatggcttggtttttgctctgacatgcactgtcaactgtgggaccttatatagaccggtgtgtgcctttccaaattatgtccaatcaagtgcatttaccacaggtggactccattcaagttgtagaaacatctcaaggatgatcaatggaaacaggatgcacctgagctcaattttgagtctcatagcaaaggatctgaatgcttatgtatataagatatatatatactgtatatatatatattttttacattaaatttgtaaaactttctaaaaacctgttttcactttgtcattatggggtattgtgtgtagattgatgaggaaaaacatttatttaatcaattttagagtaaggctgtaatgtaacaaaatgtggaaaaagtcaaagggtctgaatactttccgaatgcactgtacatttgtAAATTATATTAATCTGGGATCAGATATGTACAGTGCTTACGAACATAAGTACATGATTTAGTGGGTTGTAATGGTACCACATGCTTTGATCTTAGTGTATGgtagtagcacacacacacacacacacacacacacacacacacacacacacacacacacacacacacacacacacacacacacacacacacacacacacacacacacacacacacacacacaaccatcagATTAACCCAGTGGTGCAAATCCTCTGAGCAGCCCCATCAGTTTCCTCTCCAGCAAAACCCATAGCTTGTAGAGtagctattttatttatttattttatttatttatttattttaccgttattttaccaggtaagttgactgagaacacgttctcatttgcagcaacgacctggggagtagttacaggggagaggagggggatgaataagccaattgtaaactggggattattaggtgaccatgatggttttgagggccagattgggaatttagccaggacaccggggttaacacccctactcttacgataagtgccatgggatctttaatgacctcagagagtcaggacacccgtttaacgtcccatccgaaagctATGAAGCTATGAGAGGTTAGGGCTGTTATTGTAACATCCCCAGATAGAGCTCAGCTCAAAATTAAAGTGATTAATTACCCGGAACTGGAAACTGCTGTGCTCTGATTATCTAATGAAGAACTTTTGACATTAACATTACAGTTAATATCGATTCCCCCTGAGTTTCCCTCATTGGGTTTAAATAGGTGTTGTTCTATATTTATTCTCAACCAATTTACTCTAAAGTGTTACGTTCCACCAAGACAAACTCAAAATGTCACTCACAACAAAGGGACCTAAAAAAATAAATTATTGACAAAGAGAAAGGGATTCAAAAGGGGTTCTGAAAGGCACCCATGTGGGTGCCCCCTGAAAGTTGGCAAAGCCACTAgtaaggggttctgaaagacacccaccatggatGCCCACTTGGATTGCCTCCAGAAAGACCAACTgaaagaaaaacccacaacaaCTTAGGACAGAGAGTGAAAACAATATGGAGCAAAACAAACATGGGAAACACCAAAACTCTGGCTTCTTTCAAACTTAAATAAGGTGCGCTCGAAATCGCATCACAGCTGACATAAAGTGCAGCTCTCCCCAACATCTCTCATGCTCAACTGGAGCACTCGGCCAGCCACCCCTAAATAGCACCTGGGCcaacacaggtgaaacaccttcctactaacgagatggcaaccagcacaggtATAACACATACTGACTGGCGAGGTGACACcaagtccaacctcaaaatataaatggaaaaaccaaatcCTGTAATTAAAGCAATATTGTAAAATAGGGAACTTTTAGTCGTAGGGGCAGAAATCTTGCAGGAGGCAGGCAAGTTCTGTTGCAGAAGCTATGCTTTTACGTTCAGGTGATGATTGTGGTCTAGACCCACAATctgaaatatttacaaaataatacaATTTACATTtactgaaatgaaatgaaaataaaTGCCTTGCAGGCAAGCTGTCTATTCCCTAAAGACTCAGGTTGGGGTATACCAGGCTTACATAAGCCTCCCCTTACAACTACCAAGATCACTCTGCCAAAGAAGCCAAAACCAGGAATTTAAattctctctgcccctccctgGGACATACCACTTTCGAAATGACAATTAAGCCACATACTGTAACTGGTGTTAAATGCAAAAGGCATAGGCCTAGTTCAAAATCCTTAATCACATATTAGTGTTAAGCAAACAATCATAATCAGAACTCGTTcataaaaatgtatttcacaCTCATTCATAATATTGGCGTCCTGCTGGAAGGCCATGAAGGCACCCGCGCACACACATAACTTTTACAAAACAGGTACTCTGGCAAAAGGCAACTAACAACAGGAATGCTGGGAGGCTGTGAAATatctaggtagctagctacctcCTCATTTGACTCAAGACTAAGCTACTACCTTTCATTCAggcaacctagctagctagcaacactTCAAACTCTAGCCCTCTAGGGATATCAGAAAATTTTAGCTAGCTGGTTAGCTTAGTTATCTAACTAGCTAGAGTTAGAGAAAAACGTAACAACCAAGTCATGTGAAATGTGTCAAATAATTGATTTCCTCACATCCGCTAGCTAAATTGCTTTCTCAAACAGGTTTCCACTTATTGTTTCCTCAGTTTCCCCGTTGCACCTCTGGCGCCAAAATCGAAATGAACATTGGAACTTTGAACCAACACCTGAGTGTTCCTTCGTTTGCTAAATTGCATGAATTTTAGTTTGTGACATTGGAGGGTGTGGTTAACAAAACAAATAATTTCCTAATGTTTGTTTTGCAGTTTGAGTTGAAAAAAATTATTTGTTTGTTCTCCAAAACTTCTCTTGAAAATGTTTATGGCCGCCATGCACTTCCTGTACGTTTTAATTTAGACATGAAGTGCTTCCTGTGTGGCAATGATACATGCACAGTTTCTTCTCACATTCAATGTGGGAATTCTGCCTGGGACCCACAAGCAACAAATAACCTTTATTTTAAAGTGTACACTAAAGAACATTTGACACAGATGAGGAGCTCCAAGAACTAAAGATCAAACAATCACATTTGATGGAAATAAATAAAGTGAAGTGGCTGGATCAGGATGctgattatttatttatatatagtcAGGCCCAGTATAATGTTCTCAATTCAGCAGACACTTTTATACAAAATGACTCACAAGCAACACATATTGAGGATTAGCGGGCCATGTAAGAATCCAACCCAAACTCTGCTGTTGTGAACACTGTGCTACTGTACCAACCACATAAGCTATCGGAGCTAGTCCTATCACATCATCTAACAGTTTAAAACAGAGGCACAGTGGCAGTTTGTCTCTGGAATTCAGGTCTCATGGGAGATGTTAGAGGATTGGTGCAATGCTCTCTGTGTGGCAGGAAAATATGGGACtacttgttctctctctgtttctccatctttctcttcATCTCCAAGGTGGCCTGGCCATGTTTCGTAGCTTCCTGCGCTCTGAATTCAGTGAGGAGAACATTGAGTTCTGGGTGGCCTGCGAGGACTTCAAGAAGACCAAGTCTCCCATGAAGATGGCTGTGAAGGCCAGGAAGATCTATGAGGACTTCATCCAGACCGAGGGACCCAGAGAGGTGACAGAAAATGTGGCCATCAAATCTGTGGTTGTATTTGTTGTGGAAGCCCAGACTTACCTTTGCCTGCctttctgtgtctctttctcgctctctcttcctccctccaggtGAACATTGATCATTACACCAAGGATGTGACCCTGAGGAACCTGGTTGATCTTTCCCCTGTGACCTTTGACCTTGCCCAAAAGAGAATTTATGCTCTGATGGAGAAGGACTCCTTTGGCCGCTTCCTGAGATCTGAGCAGTACCAGGAGCTGGTCAAATAAGGAGATGATTGCAGAATAAGGGTCAATTCCAAACCAATTGGATGTCATTTGAAGTGGATGGAATTAAGccttttttaaataatttgaTGCAATTGACACAAGCGAGACTGCAGGTTTGATAACTAAGGGCCATCATAAAGATTGATCTCATTCTAGACCAACTTAAATCTATATTTCAAATTACTTCTATATTTGTCTTATCTACCTGCAGCCAATCAAAATGTCACATGTCAATTCAAAAAGTAAAGAGTGTGGAACATACATTATGACAGTATTTGTTAAATGAGAGACAAACAAACCACCAATCAATTAAACAGTGATTTAAACAAATACATTGGAACATCACAATCTCTTGGGAAGATTTACCAAAGGTCATATATATTGCAGACAAAATCTCTCGCAATCATTTTGTCCCATAGTCTAAATAAAAAGGAAGAtcctagacagacagatagacacaccATATTTGTACATCATAGCTTTCCCAGAAAAAAACTGAAGTGGCTTTCAGAGTTTCTGGAGAGAACAATCTGACCTCTGCCTTGAGACTCTTAGTGACACATCCAGTACCCATCAAGTGTTCTAAATGGGGGAGAACGGGTGACGGACTTGGCCACACTAGCGTTCACACAGCCAAGTGATAAACAGTTTAAAAACAACAGACATAGAGACCAAGTGTCTTGAGGAGCTGTGAGTTGGCTCCAACGTGCTCTCAGGCTATCCTTGGGATCAGTGGTAGGCAGTTTGTTCAGTGGTTCACGGGCCACTGCATTGTAAGTTGCTAAAATGGGAAAACCAGGTAGAGGTGGATCTCAGAAAAGAAAAGAACTCAGTATTTTCTCCAGATAATTATTTTTTACCCATTTGAACTAAGTAGGCATAAATTAATTCCATTTTAGGTCATTTCAGCCATTCATTTCACCTACAGATGGTCATGAAGCAAAGGAGATGAGGAAAGGACACACGCAATACAACAACATTTTAACGTTTAGGGACTTTACTAACCTAACCAAAGAGAAAGATATGCACTCCATTATTGACTAACTAATATTATCCGGTATTTCAATACAGCTTTCAGCATTTCTGTTTGTCACTAACCATTCACTATAATAACTAGCCTTCACACCTTTTATAGTCAGAGAAGTATATGGTTTTGAGGGTGGAGGTCTTTGGTTATGCAAAGGGTCTCTCAGTCCCATGTAGCAGTTTCTATAATGCTCTTCTATGTTTTTATGTATTTAAGAAGTGCAGCTGTCATAGCCATATCATTGAAGTACTATTACACAAATACGCAATACCTTAATAAGTCCTTATTGTTGCCCAATACAGCATAATTTGACTTTCTGCAACACTGCAGGTCAGGAGTTGACAATTGTGGTCATTTTAATTAACTGATTTTCCCATTTATTTTCACTTGAAGCTAAAGTGCCAAAATGTTAGATCACATACTTTGTAATCACTTGACATCATATAGTAATTTAAAGTTTAGTAACAATACCAACACAAAAAATGTGTTTCTAAAGTGACATTGATAAGGGTATCCAGTAGCATATATTGGCCAATCTACTGCTATTGCCCAAGATGTCATGCCTTTAGTGAAAACACTGGATGAAAACATCAGTAAGGACTTATGTGGTGCTAAGTTAATATCTGACTCATACAGTCTGTGCATGTATTATTTGTAGTCACCCACATAAAAGGCATCAATACATTAAATTcctgaaaatgtatttatttttctttgtaaatacagtatctaccaGTATTTAGTAGTATTTGTGTTGATTAAGTTATTCATGACTACCCCACTGGAATGAATGGGAGTTGTGACCAAGAGAGCACTGGGGTTCAGGGGTATCTAGGAGAGAACTGTCTTTTCATTGTCATAAAAGAGAAAACATCTGACTATCTATTGTCACTCTGTTTTTATTATCCAATATCGGAGGATTTTTTTCCCTTTTTGTGATCACAAGTTTATCATTAACTGAAAACATCTCTCGACATAGTACCCAAGAGAAGGCATACTCAAGGATTACACAAGCATATTTGTATCTTATAAACACCAAGTGTTTCATTATAAGTAATTATGTATCTTTGTGTGATGACATAAGGGATATTTTTTACacagatacatacatatacaaaaggaataaaaaaaacaaataaccaTTTAAAACCTTGAGCATGATAAAGCTCATTGAAAATAACACCCACTAGGAAATTTTCCAACAACAAAACACGCAGCTTTTTGAGGCTGAGTTAGCTAACGTTTTTACTCTTGACTTGTCTTTTTCCCAGACGGCGAGTGAGGGTGTTTTTCTTCTTCAGAACAAAGTGCGTCAGTCGGATCCCGGAGGAGTGCATCGTTCGCCGGCGAGCGAATGAAAATGTCAGAGTAGCGAGGGGAAACAGAAAGGAAGCAGATGCACTCTGGGAGATACAGCCAACACAAACAGTGTCAAGTCCTAACATGTACACACTCCTTATTACGGTCACAGTTCCTAGAATCACAGAAGGGTTGTGATGACTGCTTGGGGGCATCGGTGAACCTGATAAACATCTCATTtggtttctctcttctcttttacATGTATTCACTTCTCACACAGTAGCGTGTCATATGTGTTGACATCTACCCAAAGCTGTGTCATTGGAAAAGATCAAGAATATCAGTCAGACATCTTAGTAGATCTTTATAATATACCTTTCATGAGAAAACCAACCCATTGTTTATAAGGAGTGTAAATACTATTAAAAGCCAGACCAGACAACATTACTTTATAATGTTAAGAAATAGCTGACATCTCTTTATACTGGCTGGCCAAGCAACACCACTACCATTCCATGAACCATGCAGGCCACTAGTCCTATGTCCAAATATATACCCAGAGAGTACACACAATGCTAGCCCGGAGATGACAACCCACACACTGTAGATGGGCAGATAGCACCTCAATGCTTCTTATATTGTTATACCATGCAACATGAAGAGATTGCGGATTACAAAGAGGGCTAGGATTACCGAAACATCAAGCCTGCTCTTATAAATTATGTGTTTACAAACATAAGAAAAAGAGTTTCACCTTCTCTCCTCATTTGAACTTTTCAACTGCTCCTAGTCTGTTATTCTCTAGAATCAAAAGCTGTCTCATCCTACAGCATACAGTTTCTTCACTGTATGCTGTAGGATGAGACAGCTTTTGATTCTAGAGAACAGCTTCTCAGCTGAATTTACTCATCTGTCAAGGAACATCGCCATTAAGACTTGGGAAGAAAACTAAACTGTGCTTCCTAGGGTCTCTAAGTTTAGATCCCACTGATGGATGGTGACCATAAACCTCCATATAAtgttaacactttatttggatagtccatctgtcgATACTCTATAGActatctacagactatcagtaacatttcaactaactttctactaaccctagccctaaacttaaccctaaccgtaaccttagcaagcagttgcttatcaacagatagttggttgatagtatgaccatctgtaaaGCATCTACAGATGAACtattcaaataaagtgtgaccaatATGATTGATGTTTACAATAGCTTTCGGATAGCATTGTGAGTTTCTTACTCACTTGGCTCCACTTTAAAGACTGGAATGTTCTGTCCATTTCATTGACATGGTCTGTAAcatatgcaggcacacacacagacacactgaggtCATTCATACCCGATAACTCTGTGGCAATAACTCCAGAACTTTCTCATGAATGCTCTGAAAATAGTTATTGGTTTAAACACTGAtggtaaaaaagaaaaaaattataGACTGAACAAACCGCACACTTGAACTTCATTCTTATTCATTCAGATCCATAATTGCAAATGCCAC
It encodes the following:
- the LOC129869603 gene encoding regulator of G-protein signaling 5-like: MCKGLAALPQTCRIRAKEIKSKLGVLLQKPENGIDLIIPYPEKPEKKPEKLQKPIPEEASQWRESLDHVLTNSCGLAMFRSFLRSEFSEENIEFWVACEDFKKTKSPMKMAVKARKIYEDFIQTEGPREVNIDHYTKDVTLRNLVDLSPVTFDLAQKRIYALMEKDSFGRFLRSEQYQELVK